In Blastopirellula sp. J2-11, a single genomic region encodes these proteins:
- a CDS encoding WD40 repeat domain-containing protein produces MSMDRVPSIRIFAAVLLAALIVGVASAQEPTAMLDRTIQLRPEPGRLHPPVISDISIHPAGAIFAAAGDDHIVRVFEMDSGNELYRLEEHHDWVRAVKFSPDGATLATAGNDRRIILWDVERRAQLRSMGEFPYAVADVAFNKAGTMLAIVGFGPTIAIHDPITGQKLHELEAPINDMRCVSFSPDGAIVAAAGRNGVIRTWDAQTGRPLGDVKAHRQRIHSLSFSSDSSQLISCSDDRTIKVTDLGQNKELASMSSAPAKVMALTLINDATLVSAGSDNRLRLWDLKTHQEIAKLEGHSGSVTAIDVYNDVIVSGGFDTTVRIWKIQSGERTAQSPQGSLFTK; encoded by the coding sequence ATGAGCATGGATCGTGTTCCGTCTATCCGAATCTTCGCCGCAGTTTTGCTAGCGGCTCTGATCGTAGGCGTCGCCTCTGCGCAAGAACCGACCGCAATGCTCGACCGCACGATTCAGTTGCGACCTGAGCCGGGCCGACTCCATCCGCCGGTCATATCCGATATTTCTATCCACCCGGCCGGCGCCATCTTCGCCGCCGCCGGCGACGATCATATTGTTCGCGTCTTCGAGATGGACTCCGGCAACGAACTCTATCGCTTGGAAGAACACCACGATTGGGTGCGCGCTGTCAAATTTTCGCCCGATGGCGCCACGCTGGCCACCGCCGGCAATGACCGCCGCATCATCCTGTGGGACGTCGAGCGTCGTGCGCAACTCCGTTCGATGGGCGAGTTTCCGTATGCCGTCGCCGATGTGGCGTTCAACAAAGCCGGCACCATGCTAGCGATCGTCGGATTTGGTCCGACCATCGCGATTCATGATCCAATCACCGGGCAAAAACTGCACGAATTGGAAGCGCCGATCAACGACATGCGTTGCGTCTCCTTTTCGCCGGATGGCGCGATCGTCGCCGCGGCCGGGCGCAACGGCGTGATCCGCACTTGGGACGCTCAGACAGGTCGTCCGTTGGGTGACGTGAAGGCGCATCGCCAACGGATTCACTCACTGTCGTTTTCCAGTGATTCGTCCCAACTGATCTCCTGCAGCGACGATCGCACGATCAAAGTGACCGACCTCGGACAAAACAAGGAACTCGCGTCGATGTCGAGCGCACCGGCGAAAGTCATGGCGCTGACGCTGATCAATGACGCGACGCTGGTCTCTGCAGGCAGCGACAATCGCCTGCGATTGTGGGACCTGAAGACGCACCAAGAAATCGCCAAGCTCGAAGGGCATTCGGGCAGCGTAACGGCGATCGACGTCTACAACGACGTGATCGTCTCTGGCGGCTTCGACACCACGGTTCGGATCTGGAAGATCCAATCAGGTGAACGAACCGCACAATCCCCCCAGGGCAGCTTGTTTACGAAATAA
- a CDS encoding collagen binding domain-containing protein — protein MLRRMFNSLLKGRKRKGPARPTLRGSDVEMLEDRRVFDADPIQLGAIYVEEDASGGDDHGDTFHIKFSGGAAGTELTQIIIDGDQIGNFGNLPGLSAGDVIFDTALGGLGADSAFPFKMISANGIDNFKVTVADGGTKLIIDFDGFNAGEEFVFSIDVDEIIIYDPNNPGNILVDPIASGAEVQGTQFSATFEAQYFHDTTINTIFYDAYDPLLNASGLNLPSDNATGHRDRTDGAFGNAVQQPLPITISGRVYHDVNLSLTQEAGEVGLSGVSLTLWQKVNGVYVNTGFTTTTNGQGDYEFGANLNLQPGTYQVRETQPSGYFSVGAIPGTVSGTGVGEIVSGDKDILTEITIINGGTSGIHYDFAEALPASISGYVYHDRDNDGVKEAGEEGIAGVTMTITGIDVDGVTHTYTVSTNSVGYYEATMLPPGMYTVTETVQPVSYIDGIDAAGTVNGAAMGSADNPGDKIVSVLLLGGEAGINYNFGEIKPGSISGSVHLTDRDGNCYDGVTIITPPIEGVVIELLDAGGNVIETTTTDANGQYSFNNLLPGTYSVREYTPVGLIDGGDHVGKIDGIKVGENTVNDLLSNIVLMSGDNGVNYDFCEHEAATIAGYVYHDRDNDGVKEAGEEGIGGVTVVLLDANGVQVGTTTTNADGSYSFTGLSAGNYQVVETQPSAYLDGLDAAGTIGGTTVGAALNPGDKINAIELKWGDDGINYNFGEIKPVSISGYVYHDLDNDGLKETGEAGIGGVSVQVINTITSQVFTVTTDNDGYYEVVGLPPGSYRIVEAQPVPYIDGKDAAGTVGGSTRGSATNPGDEIGAISLVSGDTGINYNFGEILPGSISGKVHLTDRDGDCFSDEAYNSPIEGAIVRLYDSQGNLVAETLTDVNGDYSFDGLLPDTYTVVEITPAGLIDGGDHVGTINGVAVGQKTVNDTLSSIIIRSGDHGINYDFCEHLPAQIGGFVYHDRNNDGDMDAGEEGIGGAIVYLYDSSGALVGTQTTAADGTYLFTNLRADTYRIVEQQPNGYLDGKDAAGTILGAVVGAATNPGDEINAIELKWGDSGINYKFGEVKPGSIGGYVWSDTDDDCLFDANENPISGVVINLLDAAGNVIATTTTDANGHYQFDNLLPGLYTVVETQPAGYFQGHQMDMNGLADDSVQDKISRINITSGLDLDNHNFCELPPAAISGYVYQDGATFTTSDGNLPADALSQRDGTRTLDDTPIGGVTLELRDGITGLPIMGNDPRILGGTYGSGPIRVVTGSDGYYQFVGLQAGFYAVFEVHPDGYVDGNDNAGTTAGVAFNHGNGVSVGTLLIDPLNDLIALIDLPVGAHSQENNFSELKAQPNPPFLPPVPPEPVGTLPPLVIPVAPAPADLIPPAALFIMQPLLQSSSGGATGVTWHLSVVNAGLPRSKDQIAFVEPNVWFTAANDSILPWEGNELQQAEWKLQVQSAGDNDPEQVLTKLFGMAGAHPVSGDFNGDGVTDFGIYYKGHWYIDVNGNGVWDEGDLWAKLGYDGDLPVVGDWDGDGKDDIGIYGKAWAGDPRAVASDPGLPVPNNVSTGVSKNLPPKPDEATLGSRVMKLTSTGKVRSDLIDHVFHFGTAGNFPVVGDWDGDGIQTIGVFQDGEWRLDEDGNGRWNDEVDSRVRYGKAGDVPVVGDWNGDGIDEIGVYRGGEWILDSDNNRHQDDTDKVFMLGDADDMPTVGDWDGDGYDEVGVYHGISADARVSEAPGPTKR, from the coding sequence ATGCTTCGCCGAATGTTCAATTCGCTTCTGAAGGGCCGCAAACGTAAAGGCCCCGCTCGACCTACGCTTCGTGGCAGCGATGTCGAAATGTTGGAAGATCGACGCGTCTTTGACGCCGATCCGATCCAATTGGGAGCGATCTACGTGGAAGAAGACGCCTCGGGCGGCGACGACCACGGCGATACGTTCCATATCAAGTTCAGCGGCGGCGCAGCCGGGACCGAACTGACCCAGATCATCATCGATGGGGATCAGATCGGCAACTTTGGCAACCTCCCAGGTCTGAGCGCCGGCGACGTGATCTTTGACACGGCGCTGGGTGGACTCGGCGCTGATAGCGCCTTCCCGTTCAAGATGATCTCGGCCAACGGGATCGACAACTTCAAGGTGACCGTCGCCGATGGCGGCACGAAGTTGATCATTGACTTCGATGGTTTCAACGCAGGCGAAGAGTTCGTCTTTTCGATCGATGTCGACGAAATCATCATCTATGATCCGAATAACCCCGGCAACATCTTGGTTGACCCGATCGCGTCGGGCGCCGAAGTTCAGGGAACGCAATTCTCGGCTACTTTTGAGGCGCAGTACTTCCACGACACGACGATCAACACGATTTTTTACGACGCGTACGATCCGTTGCTCAATGCGTCGGGATTGAATCTGCCCAGCGACAACGCCACCGGTCACCGCGATCGTACCGACGGCGCCTTCGGAAATGCGGTCCAACAACCGTTGCCGATCACGATTTCAGGCCGCGTCTACCATGACGTCAACCTTAGCCTGACCCAAGAAGCAGGCGAAGTCGGCCTGTCAGGCGTTTCACTGACGCTATGGCAGAAGGTGAACGGCGTCTACGTAAACACCGGATTTACGACCACGACCAACGGCCAAGGCGATTACGAGTTTGGCGCGAATCTCAATTTGCAGCCGGGCACCTATCAGGTTCGTGAAACGCAGCCTTCCGGCTACTTTAGCGTGGGCGCCATCCCCGGCACGGTCTCGGGTACAGGAGTCGGCGAGATCGTCTCGGGCGACAAAGACATTCTGACCGAAATCACGATCATCAACGGCGGCACGTCCGGCATTCATTACGACTTTGCCGAAGCGCTGCCGGCGTCGATTAGCGGTTACGTTTATCACGACCGTGACAACGACGGCGTCAAAGAAGCAGGCGAAGAAGGAATTGCCGGCGTCACGATGACGATCACCGGCATCGACGTCGACGGCGTGACGCACACCTACACCGTCTCGACCAACTCGGTCGGCTACTACGAAGCGACCATGCTGCCGCCGGGCATGTACACCGTGACCGAAACGGTGCAGCCGGTCTCGTACATCGACGGTATCGACGCCGCCGGTACGGTCAACGGCGCGGCGATGGGTTCGGCCGACAACCCCGGCGACAAGATCGTCAGCGTGCTGTTGTTGGGGGGCGAAGCCGGCATCAACTACAACTTTGGCGAAATCAAGCCGGGTTCGATCAGCGGTTCGGTCCACTTGACCGATCGCGACGGCAATTGCTACGACGGCGTCACGATTATTACTCCTCCGATCGAAGGTGTCGTGATTGAGTTGCTGGACGCCGGCGGAAATGTGATCGAGACGACCACCACTGACGCCAACGGCCAATATTCGTTCAATAACTTGCTGCCGGGGACCTACTCGGTCCGTGAGTACACGCCGGTCGGCCTGATCGACGGCGGCGACCATGTCGGCAAGATTGACGGCATCAAAGTCGGCGAGAATACAGTCAACGACCTGCTGTCGAACATCGTGCTGATGTCGGGCGATAACGGGGTAAACTACGACTTCTGCGAACATGAAGCGGCGACTATCGCCGGTTATGTCTACCACGATCGCGACAACGACGGCGTCAAAGAGGCGGGCGAAGAGGGAATCGGCGGCGTGACTGTCGTGCTGCTCGACGCCAACGGCGTTCAAGTCGGTACGACAACTACCAACGCGGACGGATCCTACAGCTTTACGGGGCTTAGCGCCGGTAACTATCAAGTTGTCGAAACGCAGCCTTCGGCCTATCTCGACGGTCTCGACGCCGCCGGCACGATCGGCGGAACCACCGTCGGCGCCGCGCTCAATCCCGGCGATAAGATCAACGCGATCGAGCTGAAGTGGGGCGATGACGGCATTAACTATAACTTTGGCGAAATCAAACCGGTCAGCATCAGCGGTTACGTCTATCACGACCTGGACAATGACGGTTTGAAAGAAACAGGCGAAGCCGGTATCGGCGGCGTTTCGGTTCAGGTGATCAATACGATCACCAGTCAAGTTTTCACCGTGACGACCGACAATGACGGCTACTACGAAGTCGTCGGCTTGCCGCCAGGCTCTTATCGGATTGTCGAAGCTCAACCGGTCCCGTACATCGACGGCAAAGACGCCGCGGGCACCGTGGGCGGCTCGACGCGCGGCAGCGCGACGAATCCTGGCGACGAGATTGGCGCGATTTCGCTGGTCAGCGGCGACACCGGCATCAACTACAACTTTGGCGAAATCCTGCCGGGCTCGATCTCCGGCAAGGTTCACCTGACTGACCGCGACGGGGACTGTTTCAGCGATGAAGCGTACAACTCGCCGATCGAAGGCGCGATCGTCCGACTGTACGATTCACAAGGGAACTTGGTCGCCGAAACGTTGACCGACGTCAACGGCGATTACTCCTTCGACGGATTGCTGCCCGATACGTACACCGTAGTCGAAATCACGCCTGCGGGTTTGATTGACGGCGGCGACCATGTCGGCACGATCAACGGCGTAGCGGTTGGGCAGAAGACGGTCAATGACACGCTCTCGTCGATTATCATTCGCTCAGGCGATCACGGCATCAATTACGACTTCTGCGAACACTTGCCAGCTCAGATCGGCGGTTTCGTCTATCACGACCGAAACAACGATGGCGACATGGACGCTGGCGAAGAGGGAATCGGCGGAGCGATCGTTTACTTGTACGACAGCTCCGGCGCGTTGGTCGGCACGCAAACGACGGCTGCGGACGGAACTTATTTGTTCACGAATCTGCGAGCCGATACGTACCGCATCGTCGAACAGCAGCCCAACGGATATCTCGATGGTAAAGACGCCGCAGGAACCATCCTGGGCGCCGTTGTCGGCGCTGCGACCAACCCCGGCGACGAGATCAATGCGATCGAATTGAAGTGGGGCGATTCCGGAATCAACTACAAGTTTGGAGAAGTCAAACCGGGTAGTATCGGCGGCTATGTCTGGTCCGACACGGATGATGACTGCTTGTTCGACGCCAACGAAAATCCGATTTCCGGCGTTGTGATCAATCTGCTGGACGCCGCTGGCAACGTCATCGCGACCACGACGACCGACGCCAACGGGCACTATCAATTCGACAACTTGTTGCCAGGGCTGTACACGGTGGTTGAAACCCAACCGGCCGGTTACTTCCAAGGGCACCAGATGGACATGAACGGCCTGGCCGACGATTCGGTGCAAGACAAGATCTCGCGCATCAACATCACGTCTGGCCTGGATCTCGATAACCACAACTTCTGCGAACTGCCGCCGGCGGCGATCTCTGGTTACGTTTACCAGGATGGAGCGACGTTCACCACCAGCGACGGCAATTTGCCCGCGGACGCTTTGTCGCAACGTGACGGCACGCGAACTTTGGACGACACGCCGATCGGCGGCGTTACTCTAGAACTGCGTGACGGCATTACCGGTTTGCCGATTATGGGGAATGACCCGCGAATTCTCGGTGGAACCTACGGCAGCGGACCGATTCGCGTGGTTACCGGCTCGGACGGCTACTATCAGTTTGTCGGGCTCCAAGCAGGCTTTTACGCCGTCTTTGAAGTTCATCCTGACGGCTACGTTGACGGCAACGACAACGCCGGCACCACGGCGGGCGTGGCCTTCAACCACGGCAACGGAGTCAGCGTCGGCACGTTGTTGATCGATCCGCTGAACGACTTGATCGCTTTGATCGATTTGCCGGTCGGCGCTCACTCGCAAGAGAACAACTTCAGCGAATTGAAGGCGCAGCCTAACCCGCCGTTCCTACCGCCGGTTCCGCCAGAGCCGGTCGGCACGCTGCCGCCGCTGGTGATTCCGGTTGCTCCGGCGCCGGCCGATTTGATTCCGCCTGCGGCGCTGTTTATTATGCAACCGCTGCTGCAAAGCTCGAGCGGCGGCGCCACCGGCGTTACCTGGCACTTGAGCGTCGTGAACGCCGGTTTGCCCCGCAGCAAAGATCAGATCGCGTTTGTTGAGCCGAACGTTTGGTTCACCGCGGCCAACGATTCGATTTTGCCATGGGAAGGAAACGAGTTGCAGCAGGCCGAGTGGAAACTGCAAGTGCAGTCGGCCGGCGACAATGATCCGGAACAGGTGCTCACCAAGCTGTTCGGCATGGCGGGCGCTCATCCGGTCTCGGGCGACTTCAACGGCGACGGCGTCACCGACTTCGGCATCTACTACAAAGGTCACTGGTACATCGACGTCAACGGCAACGGCGTTTGGGACGAAGGCGACCTGTGGGCCAAGCTGGGTTACGACGGCGACCTGCCGGTGGTGGGCGACTGGGACGGTGACGGCAAAGACGATATCGGCATCTACGGCAAAGCCTGGGCGGGCGATCCTCGCGCTGTGGCCAGCGACCCCGGTTTGCCGGTTCCGAACAACGTCTCGACCGGCGTCTCGAAGAACTTGCCGCCCAAACCGGATGAAGCGACCTTGGGCAGCCGCGTCATGAAATTGACGTCGACCGGTAAGGTCCGCTCTGACCTGATTGACCACGTCTTCCATTTCGGCACGGCTGGAAACTTTCCGGTGGTCGGCGACTGGGATGGCGACGGCATCCAAACGATCGGCGTCTTCCAAGATGGCGAATGGCGCCTGGATGAAGATGGCAACGGTCGCTGGAACGACGAAGTCGACTCACGCGTTCGCTACGGCAAAGCAGGCGATGTTCCGGTGGTTGGCGACTGGAACGGCGACGGCATCGACGAAATCGGCGTCTATCGCGGCGGTGAGTGGATCCTGGATAGCGACAACAATCGCCACCAGGACGACACCGACAAAGTCTTCATGCTCGGCGACGCCGATGACATGCCGACTGTCGGCGACTGGGACGGAGACGGCTACGATGAAGTCGGCGTCTACCACGGCATCTCCGCAGATGCCCGCGTCAGTGAAGCGCCAGGCCCGACGAAACGCTAA
- a CDS encoding CCA tRNA nucleotidyltransferase, giving the protein MNATSTDSPRDFSIEVVRTLKAHGHQALWAGGCVRDMLLGRDPQDFDVATDAPPERVRQIFGEKRTLAIGAAFGVITVQGGKKRGQIEVATFRQDVGYSDGRRPDEVRYTSAEEDAKRRDFTINGIFYDPDSAAIYDFVGGQIDLRDRLVRAIGDPNQRFDEDKLRMLRAIRFSSTFQFDLEMNTMRAIQRHARNIAVVSAERIAVEMRKMLCSPRRVDAVVLLRDSWLFPAVLPEIISVIDHAPRWTETLRTLRYLRGNDFATALAALLRFSAARELATGDPRKPIPQLAKVCQRWKLTNDETKDVQWLLRQVNVLQTAKDQPWPRLQRVLVDPRIRKLIDLAAAINDARMESPAHLDFVRERLGWSVERLNPLPVATGDDLIRAGLKPGRHFQGLLESIRDAQLLGEITTLDEALELARNWRPA; this is encoded by the coding sequence ATGAATGCAACCTCCACCGACTCGCCACGCGATTTTTCGATCGAAGTGGTCCGCACGCTCAAAGCTCATGGCCATCAGGCGCTGTGGGCCGGCGGGTGCGTGCGCGACATGCTGCTAGGACGCGATCCACAAGATTTTGATGTCGCGACCGATGCGCCGCCAGAGCGAGTGCGACAGATCTTTGGCGAAAAGCGGACCCTGGCGATCGGCGCCGCGTTTGGGGTGATCACCGTCCAAGGAGGGAAGAAACGGGGCCAGATTGAAGTCGCCACGTTTCGGCAGGATGTCGGCTATAGCGATGGTCGACGGCCTGACGAGGTCCGCTATACTTCGGCCGAAGAAGACGCCAAGCGGCGCGACTTTACGATCAACGGCATCTTCTACGATCCTGACTCCGCCGCAATCTACGATTTTGTCGGCGGCCAGATCGATCTGCGCGATCGCCTGGTCCGCGCGATCGGCGATCCCAATCAGCGCTTTGACGAAGACAAGCTGCGAATGTTGCGGGCAATTCGCTTTTCGTCGACGTTTCAGTTTGATCTCGAAATGAACACGATGCGGGCCATCCAGCGACATGCGCGAAATATCGCCGTCGTCAGCGCCGAGCGGATCGCCGTCGAGATGCGCAAGATGCTCTGCTCGCCGCGTCGGGTTGATGCAGTCGTGCTGCTGCGCGATTCGTGGCTCTTCCCGGCGGTGCTGCCAGAAATCATCTCCGTCATCGATCATGCGCCGCGTTGGACCGAAACGCTGCGAACGCTGCGATATTTGCGAGGCAACGACTTTGCGACCGCGTTGGCGGCGCTGTTGCGATTTTCGGCTGCCCGCGAATTGGCGACTGGCGATCCGCGCAAGCCGATTCCGCAGTTGGCGAAGGTTTGCCAGCGCTGGAAATTGACCAACGACGAAACAAAAGATGTCCAATGGCTGTTGCGCCAAGTGAACGTACTGCAGACGGCCAAAGATCAACCTTGGCCGCGGTTGCAGCGTGTGCTGGTCGATCCGCGGATTAGAAAGCTGATCGATTTAGCGGCGGCGATCAACGATGCGCGGATGGAATCGCCTGCGCATCTTGATTTTGTGCGCGAGCGACTCGGTTGGTCGGTCGAACGGCTGAATCCGTTGCCGGTGGCGACCGGCGATGATTTGATCCGCGCCGGGCTGAAACCAGGGCGTCATTTCCAAGGATTGCTCGAATCGATCCGCGATGCGCAGCTGTTGGGCGAGATCACAACGTTGGACGAAGCGCTGGAACTCGCCAGAAATTGGCGGCCTGCGTAG
- a CDS encoding rhodanese-like domain-containing protein, with the protein MTDAPIEITVSEVKQLLDSGDKFLLLDCRQPDEHQFAHITGAVLIPMNELPQRISEIEPFRDAPIVVHCHLGGRSLRVTQWMRQNGFTQTQNMTGGITQWSAEIDPNVPTY; encoded by the coding sequence ATGACTGACGCGCCAATCGAAATCACCGTGAGCGAGGTGAAACAACTGCTCGACTCAGGCGACAAGTTTCTGCTGCTCGATTGCCGTCAACCCGACGAACACCAGTTCGCCCACATCACCGGGGCGGTGCTGATTCCGATGAACGAGCTCCCGCAGCGAATCTCCGAAATTGAACCGTTCCGGGACGCTCCGATCGTGGTCCATTGTCACTTAGGGGGCCGAAGTCTGCGAGTCACCCAATGGATGCGGCAAAACGGGTTCACGCAAACCCAAAATATGACCGGCGGAATCACCCAGTGGAGTGCGGAAATCGACCCCAACGTGCCGACCTATTAG
- a CDS encoding DUF1501 domain-containing protein, translating into MRHHDPSSLRAPVWLDRRRFLSDAATGLGAVALASLFGQEGLLASESASVNPARPYEARPAHFPGKAKNVIVVFCAGGVSQLETWDYKPELLRSDGMPLEGGPEVTFQGPAGNLAKPQYTFRPRGETGKMISDMVPHLAELTDDFAFIHSLTSKSNTHGPAENFLSTGSILDGFPSLGAWVTYALGCENQNLPAYVAIPDPRGVPQNGSNNWGPGFLPAAFQGTTFSAQKPIRHLEPYSVTAEADQTTRRMLARMNQRHLEQHPGDTLLEARIASYELAARMQLSVPNLTNLNDETPQTLKLYGADDTQNPTKAAFARNCILARRLVESGVRFVQLFNGAYASGGNLNWDGHNALKAQYDKHAAIMDQPVAGMIRDLKQRGLLEDTLVVWCTEFGRMPMFQKGAKGRDHNPDGFTCWMTGAGVKPGVSHGATDELGQKAVENVRPLYDFNATILHLLGLDHERLTIRHNGIDRRLTNVEGDVIHEILS; encoded by the coding sequence ATGCGTCATCATGATCCAAGTTCGCTGAGAGCTCCTGTTTGGCTCGATCGTCGCCGTTTTCTCTCGGATGCGGCGACGGGACTGGGCGCTGTCGCTCTGGCTTCGCTGTTCGGACAAGAGGGGTTGCTGGCCAGCGAGTCGGCGTCCGTCAATCCCGCGCGTCCCTACGAAGCGCGTCCCGCGCATTTTCCAGGCAAAGCGAAAAATGTCATCGTCGTCTTTTGCGCCGGCGGAGTGAGTCAGCTAGAGACCTGGGACTATAAACCGGAGCTGCTGCGAAGCGATGGGATGCCGCTCGAGGGAGGCCCCGAAGTCACGTTTCAAGGGCCTGCCGGCAATCTGGCCAAGCCGCAGTATACGTTTCGACCGCGAGGCGAAACGGGCAAGATGATCTCCGATATGGTTCCGCATTTGGCAGAACTGACCGATGACTTCGCTTTCATTCATTCTCTGACCAGCAAAAGCAACACTCACGGACCGGCCGAAAACTTTCTCTCCACCGGTTCGATTCTCGATGGCTTTCCGAGCTTGGGCGCCTGGGTGACTTATGCGCTGGGGTGCGAGAACCAGAACTTGCCAGCTTACGTCGCGATTCCTGATCCTCGCGGAGTGCCCCAAAACGGGTCGAACAATTGGGGCCCCGGTTTCTTACCTGCCGCGTTTCAGGGAACGACCTTCAGTGCACAAAAACCGATTCGGCATCTAGAACCTTACTCGGTGACGGCTGAGGCCGATCAAACGACGCGACGGATGCTTGCGCGGATGAACCAGCGACATCTCGAACAACATCCTGGCGACACCCTGCTTGAGGCGCGAATCGCCAGCTACGAACTCGCGGCGCGGATGCAACTGAGCGTGCCCAATCTCACCAATCTCAACGACGAAACGCCGCAAACGTTGAAACTGTATGGCGCGGACGATACGCAAAACCCGACCAAGGCCGCATTTGCCCGCAATTGCATCTTGGCGCGGCGACTAGTCGAGTCAGGGGTTCGCTTTGTGCAACTGTTCAACGGTGCGTATGCGAGCGGCGGCAATTTGAATTGGGATGGGCATAACGCCTTAAAAGCACAATACGATAAACATGCGGCGATCATGGATCAGCCGGTCGCTGGAATGATTCGCGATCTGAAACAACGGGGACTGTTGGAAGATACGCTCGTCGTTTGGTGCACCGAGTTCGGACGCATGCCGATGTTCCAAAAAGGCGCTAAAGGCCGCGATCACAATCCCGATGGTTTTACTTGCTGGATGACAGGCGCCGGCGTCAAACCTGGCGTCAGTCACGGGGCGACCGACGAACTAGGACAAAAAGCGGTCGAGAACGTTCGCCCATTGTACGACTTCAACGCGACGATCTTGCATCTGCTCGGGCTCGACCACGAACGACTGACGATTCGCCACAACGGTATCGACCGGCGATTGACCAATGTCGAGGGAGACGTGATCCACGAAATCTTGAGTTGA